From the genome of Hydrogenovibrio kuenenii DSM 12350:
TCATCACCGGTTCCCAGTCGGGCGTGGTGATGTCTGAAACCAATATTTCACCTGGCTTGAATTCATGCATGAAAGAAGCATCACGAATTACATGAGCTTTGCCGTAGGCGACTTTACTACCAACTGCTCGGCCTGTGACAAGCGTTTGAGTTTTTTCATCATTGTGCACGTGATAGGTTTCAAGTAGGTTGGCTTTGGTTTGTGAAGCAACCGTTTCTGGGCGCGCTTGTACGATGTAGAGCGTGTTGTCTAATCCGTCTTTGGCCCACTCCATATCCATCGGTTTGTGATAACCGGCTTTGTCACTGTAATGCTTCTCGATTTTGATGGCGTATTCCGCCAGCTTCAACACTTCCTGATCGGTGATACAGAAAGAGTTTTGTTCGCTTTTTGAAGTAGGGATATTGCGCACAGGCGATTTGGTAATGTCTGGCGAATAGACCATCTTAATGCCTTTAGAGCCTCTATGGCGGCGCAGGATATGACGGTAGCCTTGCTCATAGGTCGGTTTATGGACATAAAACTCGTCTGGATCAACAGCACCTTGCACGACGTTTTCACCCAAACCAAAGGCACCGGTAATAAAGACGGTATCACGGAAACCACTTTCGGTATCTAATGAGAACATAACCCCAGAGGCTGATAAGTCAGAACGTACCATCTTTTGCACACCGATAGACAAGCCAACATCAAAATGGTCAAAGCCTTTTTCTACACGGTAGTGAATGGCTCGGTCAGTAAACAAGCTGGCAAAACAACGTTTACAGGCATCTAGTAATGACCCTTTACCGTGAATGTTTAGGTAGGTGTCTTGTTGCCCTGCAAAACTGGCGGTGACCAAGTCTTCTGCGGTGGCAGAACTTCGCACGGCCAAACTGATATTTTCGTCAAATTGGTCTTTTAGGATTTCATAAGCTTCGATGATTTCAAGCTCAAGCGCTTTGGGTAGCGGTGCATGGTAAATGAGGTCTCTGGCGTGATGGCCTCGTTCTGCCAAGTCTCGGACGTCTGTTATATCCAATGGATCGATGATGCGATGAAGTTCGTTCCAAACCTGTCCTTCATTCAGCAGTAGGCGATAGGCTTCGGAAGTAATGGCGAAACCGTTAGGAACGGGAACCCCTTTAGGCGTCAACGCTTGATACATTTCTCCCAAGGAAGCATTTTTACCGCCCACTAGTGGGATGTCTTCAATCCCGATTTCGTCAAAGAACTTGATATAAGCAAAACGTGACATAACATCCTCCTGAAGAAAGTAGTACCCAAGTGTTAAAAAGCATAACAGAGTTTTTGGTGGAAAATCACCTTGAAAAGTGAGGAAATAATGAAAAAGGGTAAGTTGACTACTTACCCCAGCCTGGCAGATTTTTGTGGTTTTAAGCCAAGTCGTTTAGTTTGGCAATATCTTCTGCATGTAAGCCTTCCAGTACGATTTGTAGAAGGTGATTCGCCATGGTATCAGCAGTTGGCAGTTGAGTAGGATCTTCACTCGGGAATTGTCTGCTACGCGTTGCTGATTGAAACGGTGAAAGCTTGGCATTGTAGAAATCTATGGTTTCCGATGGGTTTTCAACTGCTGTGGTAATCATCAATTGTTCTAAACCGGCTTTAGCGACGCCATAGGCACCATAGTAAGCAGGGTGGTCTTCAATGCTTTGATCTAATATGGCAACCAACTTACTTTGTGTTTCACCGGCTTTTAACAAAGGAAGACATTGTTGGATCAAGTGAAAGTTTGCATTTAGGTTGGTGTGAAGCACTTCATACCATTGCTTATAGTCAAAATACTCAATGGGCGTAAAGGCTGGCAAGGTAACCGCATTCAGAAACACACCGTCAAGATGACCATATTCTTTGGAAAGGGTTTCCTGTAATTGTCCGTAGTGATCGATATTTGCCCCTAATAAATCCATAGGGAAAAGTGCGGGTTCACAGTTTCCAGCAGCAACAAGTTCATCATAAATTAGATTTAAAGCTTCAAGGTCTTTATCCAGTAAAATCAAATTGTTATTGTCACCTGCTAAACCTAAAGCGAGCGAGCGACCAAGTCCTTGTGCGGCGCCAGTAATTAGATAGTTGCTCATGATTCTTATGCTGTCCTTGTTTACTTTAATTGATTGATGAACTCACTGATTTCAAATGGCGTGTCAAAGAAATAGTCTGCCGGCCAGGCGGAGTCATCTGAAGATTCTGGTAAATAACCGAATAAGGCTGCACCTGTTTTCATTTGTGCATTGATGCCTGCTTCTATGTCACGAGGGTGGTCGCCAATATAAATACAGTTTTCTGGCGAAATGCCACATTCTTCAGCGGCCTTATACATCGGTTCAGGGTGAGGTTTTCTGACATTCAGCGTGTCACCGGCAATAACTGATAGTGGTGTAGAAGGGAACGCAATATTGGAAAGTAGTTTTTCCGTTAGCCAGCCCGGTTTATTGGTGACAATTCCCCAAGGTAGTTTCTTTTCTTTAATGAGGTTTAAGCCTCTTTCTAAACCAGGGAAAACGCGAGTATGGTGATCGATATTATCGAAATAGACTTTAAGAAAAAACTGACGTTTTTCTTCTAGTTCATCACCTTGCAAATCAGGAAAGGCAAGCTGTGTCATTGCTAAACCACCTTGAGAAACGGTTTTGCGAATATCCTGATAACGTAAATGTGGCGCGTTAAAGTGTTTGCATGTTTTGTTTAATGCGTAGGCAAAATCATATGAGGTATCAAGTAGGGTACCGTCTAGATCGAAAAGAATGCAGTCGATGCTCATAAAGGCCTTGTAAATAAATGAAGTTTAAATATTTTTTATAGTTTTTGGTATGCCAATAGATAATTGACATCTAGCTTGTCTGAAAGACCGTATTGGTTGAGAACAGGGTTGAAATCAATACCTGCTCCTTCAACCAAGTGTAAACCCGCTTGGCGAGCCATTTGATCTAGCTCGGCAGGCTTAATGAATTTATCATAAGTATGCGTACCTTTTGGAACCAGATTCATTATATTTTCGGCCGCAAATATGCCTAACAAGTAGGCTTTGTAATTGCGGTTTAGTGTTGAAAAGAATACCCAGCCGCCCGGTTTGACGCAATCTGCAGCGGCTTGAATAATAGATGCAGGATCAGGCACGTGCTCAAGCATTTCCATACAAGTAACGACATCATAGTGTCCCGCAAATTCTTTTGCATGAGATTCAGCGGAAATACACTGGTAGTTAATGCTTAACTCTGATTCCAAGCTGTGTAGTTTGGCAATTGTTAAAACTTCTTCGGCTAAGTCGATACCAGTGGTTTGTGCACCAGCTTTTGCTAGAGACTCTGACAAAATGCCACCGCCGCAGCCAATATCCAATGCTTGTGTACCTTTTAGAGAGATAAAGGTTTTGATAAATTCCAAGCGAAAAGGGTTGATGGTGTGCAAGGCGCCAAACTCACCTGATTCATCCCACCATGTATGGGCAAATTGATTGAAATTGTTTAGCTCTGAAAGATCAGCATTTGAATGTGCGGACATAGTTGTTGTGACATTGAATTTAATTGCTTTGAATTATAAACAACTTCTAAGGCCTTTTGAGATGACTTTGAAAACGAAGCCTGTTTTATTGTAATCTTGCCATAAATTGGTAGCTAAAATTTCCACTAAATAAAGGCCGGAGAAAGGTTGTAGAAATTGATTGTGTTACAAAATTCACTAAAACGTAACAAAACCCACTCCAAACGCGATTTTTTCGTTATAATCTTTGGCTAATTTCAACTCAATAAAAGACGATTTTTTATATGTCAGATTTTGCAAGAGAAATACTTCCCATCTCACTTGAAGATGAGATGAAGCAATCCTACTTGAGTTATGCCATGAGCGTCATCATCGGGCGTGCATTACCAGACGTCCGTGACGGTTTAAAACCGGTTCATAGGCGAGTTCTTTATGCGATGAACGAACTGGGCAATGGCTGGAATAAATCATATAAAAAATCCGCACGTATCGTCGGTGATGTGATCGGTAAATACCATCCACACGGTGATACAGCAGTCTACGACACGATTGTTCGTATGGCTCAACCTTTCTCATTACGCTATATGCTGGTGGACGGTCAGGGGAACTTCGGTTCGATTGACGGTGATGCACCTGCTGCAATGCGTTATACCGAAGTGCGTATGGCAAAAATCGCCCATGAACTTCTGGCTGACCTAGATAAAGAAACTGTTGATTTCACGCCGAACTATGATGGCTCTGAGTTTGAACCAAACGTATTGCCAACGCGTATCCCGAACTTATTGGTGAATGGTTCTTCTGGGATTGCGGTGGGTATGGCGACGAATATCCCGCCACACAACCTTACTGAAACGGTTAATGCGTGTGTTGCATTGATTGATAACCCTGATTTGACTATCGATGACTTGATGGGGTACTTGCCGGGCCCAGATTTCCCTACGCAAGGGATTATTAACGGCAATAAAGGGATTCGAGAAGCTTACGAGACGGGTCGTGGTCGAGTACAAATTCGTGCGAAAACGGCTATTGAAACGGATAAGTCAGGTAAGACTTCTATCATTGTTAATGAAATTCCTTATCAAGTTAACAAAGCGAAGTTAATTGAACGTATCGCTGAGTTGGTTAAAGAAAAGAAAATCGAAGGGATTACAGGATTGCGCGATGAGTCTGATAAAGACGGCATGCGCATCGTAATCGAGATTCGTAGAAACGAAGTGCCTGAAGTTATTATCAATAACTTGTACAAACAAACTGCAATGCAAACAGTGTTTGGTATCAATATGGTTGCTTTGATTGATGGGCAACCTAAGTTGTTGAACCTTCGTCAAATCCTTGATGCATTTATCAAGCACCGTAGAGAAGTGGTGACGCGTCGTACTATTTACGATTTGCGCAAGGCAAGAGAAAAAGCACATTTGTTAGAAGGTTTGACCGTTGCGTTGAACAATATCGATGAAATGATCGAGTTGATTAAATCTTCGGCAAACCCTGCTCTTGCAAAAGAGCGTATGCTTGAGCGTGATTGGCCTGTAGGAAGTGTTGAGCAATTACTTGAAAAGGTAGATTTGAGTGATGTTCGCCCTGAAGACCTAGAAGAAGGTTACGGCGCTGAAAACGGTATTTATAAACTGTCACCAGTACAGGCGCAAGCTATCCTAGAAATGCGTTTACATCGCTTAACAGGATTAGAGCAAGACAAGATTATTGCTGAGTATCGTGAGTTAGTCGAAAAAATTGCAGGGTTCTTAGATATTTTAAGAAACTCTGATCGTTTGACTGAAGTGGTTCGTACTGAATTGCTAGAAGTCATTGATAGTTTCGGAGATGAACGTCGTACTGAGATTGATCACAATTATCAAGATTTGGATGCGGAAGATCTAATTGCTGTTGAAGATAGAATTGTAACGCTGTCTCAAGATGGTTATATCAAAACGCAGCCTGTGTCTGATTACCAGGCACAAAAACGTGGTGGTCGAGGTAAGTCTGCGACTCAGATGAAAGAAGATGATGAAGTTGGTCAACTGTTGGTTGCTAGTACGCACGATATGCTG
Proteins encoded in this window:
- a CDS encoding SDR family NAD(P)-dependent oxidoreductase — encoded protein: MSNYLITGAAQGLGRSLALGLAGDNNNLILLDKDLEALNLIYDELVAAGNCEPALFPMDLLGANIDHYGQLQETLSKEYGHLDGVFLNAVTLPAFTPIEYFDYKQWYEVLHTNLNANFHLIQQCLPLLKAGETQSKLVAILDQSIEDHPAYYGAYGVAKAGLEQLMITTAVENPSETIDFYNAKLSPFQSATRSRQFPSEDPTQLPTADTMANHLLQIVLEGLHAEDIAKLNDLA
- a CDS encoding HAD family hydrolase, with protein sequence MSIDCILFDLDGTLLDTSYDFAYALNKTCKHFNAPHLRYQDIRKTVSQGGLAMTQLAFPDLQGDELEEKRQFFLKVYFDNIDHHTRVFPGLERGLNLIKEKKLPWGIVTNKPGWLTEKLLSNIAFPSTPLSVIAGDTLNVRKPHPEPMYKAAEECGISPENCIYIGDHPRDIEAGINAQMKTGAALFGYLPESSDDSAWPADYFFDTPFEISEFINQLK
- the ppsA gene encoding phosphoenolpyruvate synthase — encoded protein: MSRFAYIKFFDEIGIEDIPLVGGKNASLGEMYQALTPKGVPVPNGFAITSEAYRLLLNEGQVWNELHRIIDPLDITDVRDLAERGHHARDLIYHAPLPKALELEIIEAYEILKDQFDENISLAVRSSATAEDLVTASFAGQQDTYLNIHGKGSLLDACKRCFASLFTDRAIHYRVEKGFDHFDVGLSIGVQKMVRSDLSASGVMFSLDTESGFRDTVFITGAFGLGENVVQGAVDPDEFYVHKPTYEQGYRHILRRHRGSKGIKMVYSPDITKSPVRNIPTSKSEQNSFCITDQEVLKLAEYAIKIEKHYSDKAGYHKPMDMEWAKDGLDNTLYIVQARPETVASQTKANLLETYHVHNDEKTQTLVTGRAVGSKVAYGKAHVIRDASFMHEFKPGEILVSDITTPDWEPVMKIASAIITNRGGRTCHAAIIARELGIPAIVGCEDATEVLESNPKVTVSCAEGDTGHVYAGKVPFDIEKTDLSDLGTPKTEMMINIANPDMAFKTSFLPNQGVGLARMEFIINESIKAHPLALLNVDKIESEQERKQIQTLIDGHASGKDFFLHELSEGIGTIAAAFYPKPVVVRMSDFKSNEYASLLGGSAFEPKEENPMIGFRGASRYISDEFKPAFELECQAIKTVREKMGLNNLIVMIPFVRRVKEAEQVLKVMEKNGLKRTENGLKVYMMCEIPNNVIEIDHFAPLFDGISIGSNDLTQLVLGVDRDSELVAFDYDERDQGVKTMIKWAIEGAKRNGLHSGICGQAPSDYPEMAEFMVELGTDSISLNPDSMLKTTQVILELEKKLNR
- the gyrA gene encoding DNA gyrase subunit A, which codes for MSDFAREILPISLEDEMKQSYLSYAMSVIIGRALPDVRDGLKPVHRRVLYAMNELGNGWNKSYKKSARIVGDVIGKYHPHGDTAVYDTIVRMAQPFSLRYMLVDGQGNFGSIDGDAPAAMRYTEVRMAKIAHELLADLDKETVDFTPNYDGSEFEPNVLPTRIPNLLVNGSSGIAVGMATNIPPHNLTETVNACVALIDNPDLTIDDLMGYLPGPDFPTQGIINGNKGIREAYETGRGRVQIRAKTAIETDKSGKTSIIVNEIPYQVNKAKLIERIAELVKEKKIEGITGLRDESDKDGMRIVIEIRRNEVPEVIINNLYKQTAMQTVFGINMVALIDGQPKLLNLRQILDAFIKHRREVVTRRTIYDLRKAREKAHLLEGLTVALNNIDEMIELIKSSANPALAKERMLERDWPVGSVEQLLEKVDLSDVRPEDLEEGYGAENGIYKLSPVQAQAILEMRLHRLTGLEQDKIIAEYRELVEKIAGFLDILRNSDRLTEVVRTELLEVIDSFGDERRTEIDHNYQDLDAEDLIAVEDRIVTLSQDGYIKTQPVSDYQAQKRGGRGKSATQMKEDDEVGQLLVASTHDMLLCFSNRGKLYWQKTWQLPLASRGSKGKPIVNVFPLEGGEYITSILPVSEFVEDKYVFMATKNSVVKRVSLTDFSRPRANGIIAVDLTEGDELVGTALTDGSHEIMLFSNIGKAIRFDENDVRVMGRQARGVRGMKLKDDMQVISMQVAEPDTLILTATENGFGKCTPVDDYSTINRGGQGVISIKTSERNGKVVSALSVTPEQEVVLITNKGTLVRTRVSEISVVGRNTQGVKLINVGKGELVVGLAVVDVKEELIDEEGLETEELTSASDVQTEATDTPESE
- the ubiG gene encoding bifunctional 2-polyprenyl-6-hydroxyphenol methylase/3-demethylubiquinol 3-O-methyltransferase UbiG; this translates as MSAHSNADLSELNNFNQFAHTWWDESGEFGALHTINPFRLEFIKTFISLKGTQALDIGCGGGILSESLAKAGAQTTGIDLAEEVLTIAKLHSLESELSINYQCISAESHAKEFAGHYDVVTCMEMLEHVPDPASIIQAAADCVKPGGWVFFSTLNRNYKAYLLGIFAAENIMNLVPKGTHTYDKFIKPAELDQMARQAGLHLVEGAGIDFNPVLNQYGLSDKLDVNYLLAYQKL